From one Rosa rugosa chromosome 4, drRosRugo1.1, whole genome shotgun sequence genomic stretch:
- the LOC133745492 gene encoding uncharacterized protein LOC133745492 yields the protein MDEKTILPLRAVSSWVVAQCVFVSCSDTWGVGQCCGVYITSLHRELDSEGSGAENCATDLRIPGCVIDLGEEREGDSGGNGRERERDRSRKEYISALTKDSAASPECQGTEPELEKEE from the exons ATGGACGAAAAGACGATTTTGCCCCTGCGTGCTGTTTCTTCCTGGGTTGTTGCTCAGTGCGTGTTTGTTTCTTGCTCCGACACCTGGGGTGTTGGTCAGTGCTGTGGTGTCTACATTACTTCACTCCACAGAGAGTTAGATAGTGAAGGAAGTGGTGCTGAGAATTGCGCAACCGATTTGCGG ATTCCTGGGTGCGTGATTGATTTGGGCGAGGAGAGGGAAGGCGATTCTGGAGGAaacgggagagagagagagagagatcgctCGCGAAAGGAATATATATCGGCCTTAACCAAAGACTCCGCTGCTTCACCAGAGTGTCAAG GCACGGAACCAGAacttgaaaaagaagaataa